Genomic DNA from uncultured Desulfuromusa sp.:
GGTTGCCATCATATCCAATGCGTCACGTGCCGATCAGGAGGTGCGTATTACCGACATTCAAAATCTTCCAACAGCTGCTGTCGGAGCTCAACGTCCAGCTATTTTAGTGATCGGGGATGTGGTTCGTTTGCACGAGATTTTAAGTTTTACCCATCGAGGGGATAAAGGTTTATTCAACAGCAGCAGAGAGGCAGACAATCACCTGAATCTACCTGCATTATAGCGAGCTATGGACATCGTGATGAAAACGGTATCGTCTTTTTTCAGACCTGTTTTTGCTCTTCGTGCTCCTGTCACTGAGGCAGAACCAGCAGTTCACCAGAAACTTCATGAATGATTAAAGGGGTTCCATAAGCGTGGCTGAGTGACTCTGCAGACAGGTTGGTTTTATCACCCGCCATCAGGACCTGACCTTGGTCAAGCAATAAAAAATCATCCGCAAACCGTAGCGCCAAGTTGATGTCATGGATGCTGAAAATCACCGTCATCCGGCGCTGCCGAGAACACTTACTCAATATCTTCATCACCTCCAGCTGATTTTTCAGATCGAGATTATTTGTCGGCTCATCAAGCAACAGAACCTCGGGCTGCTGCACCAGAGCCCGAGCGATAACGATTTTCTGCACTTCCCCACCACTGAGTTCTCCAAGCCAACGGTCAGCAAAGGATGAAAGTTCAAGATCATCCAGAACCTGTAAAACGATCTGTTCATCTTCGGGATCATAAGCGTATCTGCGGTATGGCGTTCGTCCAATCAACAGATAATCAAACACCCGCAAACGTGCTGTTTCATATGTCTGGCTGATGTAACCGGTTGTTTGTGCACTTTTTTTCCGGGACAGACTCAACAAATCCGTTTCATCAAGGAAAATGCAACCACGGTCGGGTTTGAGCAACCGGCTCATCATCTTCAGGAGGGTTGTTTTTCCAGATCCGTTCACTCCGAGAACAGCCGTGATGGCCCCGGAAGCAAAGATACAATTAAATTCTTTCAGGACAAGCCGATCAGCATAGCCAAAACAAAGATCAGAAAGGGATATTTTCATTGCCGCTTGCCTCCAAACAGGAGGAAAAAGAAAATCGGCGTTCCCATAAATGCGGTAATAACTCCGGCTGGAAGAATCACTGGAGAGAGAACCAGCCGGCCGATCAGGTCGGCACCCAACAGCAGTAACGCTCCCAAAAGAGCAGACATCGGCAGCAGGACCTCTGCTTTTTCACCCACGATGATGCGTGCCATATGTGGAGCCACCAAACCAACAAAACTGATCACTCCAAAGAATGTCACAATAATAGCTGTCATCAAAGCAGCAACAGTGATACTGAGTAAACGTAGACGCACAACCGAAACCCCAAGAGCGCCAGCAGCATCTGTCCCGGCAAGCAAAGCGTTGAATTTCATGGTCTGCCGGTAAATAAATAAAAGTCCGCTGCCAACAATCAGGACCATGATTTTCAATTCACTCCAGCTGGCACGTCCAACATCGCCAAACGTCCAGGAAACAATACTTGCAAGCTGGGTTTCATCAGCAAAGTATTGCAGAATCGTTGTTCCCGCCATAAAAAATGCGCTCAAGGCAACACCGGCAAGGATAATCATTTCTCGATTGACGCGGTAAATGGTAGCCAGCAGAGCGATACAGGTAGTTGTTGCCAATGCACCGGCAAAAGCCAGAGAACTGATCAGATAAGGATGATAGCTGAGCATCGCTGACTGGTTACCGACATTAGCGTCCAGAAGCCCCAGAATAATCACCCCGCAGGCGGCACCAAAAGCCGCTCCCTGTGAAATACCAAGGGTTGATGGAGAGGCGAGGGGGTTGCGAAGAATTGTTTGCAGCACCATCCCTGCGACTGAAAATCCGGCACCACCGAGCATCGCGCCACAAATGCGTGGCATGCGGATCTGCCAGATAATATGTCGGCCAAGATCTTGTGTCGTTGTCCTGGAAACCGGCAAAAAATCTTCAAAACCAAGAGCTACGGGACCAATGAGCAAAGCAACCAAGGCTGTCATCAGGAGAATCAGGGTGGCAATAACAAGCCACAGACGCTGCCTGTAAACGCTACGGCGGTATGCGGTGAAAGAACTATCCATCAATTGAGAAACAGCGGGCCAAAACCGCCAAATATCCGTTCCATATCGGCATATAAAGACTTACCGACAAAAAAACGGTACCACTCATCTGCCATAGAGGGGACATCGATATCCGCAAAGCGTTCAGGAAAAAGAACGGTTCCCATATAATAGGTCTCAGCCAGAACCGTATCTGGACTCGCAGCGTAGTAGTGAGGAACGATACCGTAAACCCGCTTGTTTGCTATGGCCCTTAAAGACCTGTAGAGCGGATTTTGCAAATCATGGAGAGCCAGTTCAAGACCACTTTGACAGATAAAAAGCGTTTCTGGATCAGCATTGAGAAGCGCTTCCGAATCAATAGTGAAACGCCCTTTGACGGGAGTGTTCCCCGTCTGAACTGAATCGGCAATATTGTTAACACCAAGCAGACGAAAAGGGGGGTATGCTGCGCTGGTCCCGGTGAGACCATGAGCTATCCGAAAGTTCATACCGCCAATATAAACCGATGGCACAGCGGCTATCCCCTCGGTTCGCCGTTGCAGATCAGCAACCGCCAAATCAATGCGTTCTATAATTTCTTGTGCGCGCTGGTCCCGATCGCAGACCTCACCGATCAACCTCATTGAACGCTCAAACCTGCTCCGATGTTCCGCCAGATCACCATTTTCAACAAACAAGACGGGTATTCCGGTTTTGTGTTGCAGATTGTCGGCAAAACGGACATCACCACTACCAATAAAAATCACATCTGCTTTAACACTGAGAAGACGCTCAGGGTCTGGTTGATTGCGGCTGCCAATAATCGGCAACTCTGCCAACCGGGGATGCGCTAAACGGTAGGAGCGTCCAACGGACCCGAGCCATTCCGAGGGACGCGCCTCAAGATCTTCAACGCCGACGACCTGATCGCAGAGCTGCATATAACAAACGCTTCCCAAGGCTGAACGAAGAGCTACGATCCGTTCAGCCGGAGCAGAAAATACCACCTGTCTCCCTTTGAGATCAGTCACCGTCAGAGGAAAAATCTGCTGGGCAAAAACAGAATTCGGAAGCAAGACGCAAAGAAAAACAATGGTCAAAAAATGTTTCAATCCTTTTCTGTATTTATACCGCTGGTTTTTCACTCTCCCCCCTATCAAAAACTGAACTGTACGGTTGCGATAATATTGACCCCGGTTTCG
This window encodes:
- a CDS encoding ABC transporter substrate-binding protein encodes the protein MKNQRYKYRKGLKHFLTIVFLCVLLPNSVFAQQIFPLTVTDLKGRQVVFSAPAERIVALRSALGSVCYMQLCDQVVGVEDLEARPSEWLGSVGRSYRLAHPRLAELPIIGSRNQPDPERLLSVKADVIFIGSGDVRFADNLQHKTGIPVLFVENGDLAEHRSRFERSMRLIGEVCDRDQRAQEIIERIDLAVADLQRRTEGIAAVPSVYIGGMNFRIAHGLTGTSAAYPPFRLLGVNNIADSVQTGNTPVKGRFTIDSEALLNADPETLFICQSGLELALHDLQNPLYRSLRAIANKRVYGIVPHYYAASPDTVLAETYYMGTVLFPERFADIDVPSMADEWYRFFVGKSLYADMERIFGGFGPLFLN
- a CDS encoding iron ABC transporter permease, producing the protein MDSSFTAYRRSVYRQRLWLVIATLILLMTALVALLIGPVALGFEDFLPVSRTTTQDLGRHIIWQIRMPRICGAMLGGAGFSVAGMVLQTILRNPLASPSTLGISQGAAFGAACGVIILGLLDANVGNQSAMLSYHPYLISSLAFAGALATTTCIALLATIYRVNREMIILAGVALSAFFMAGTTILQYFADETQLASIVSWTFGDVGRASWSELKIMVLIVGSGLLFIYRQTMKFNALLAGTDAAGALGVSVVRLRLLSITVAALMTAIIVTFFGVISFVGLVAPHMARIIVGEKAEVLLPMSALLGALLLLGADLIGRLVLSPVILPAGVITAFMGTPIFFFLLFGGKRQ
- a CDS encoding ABC transporter ATP-binding protein, whose protein sequence is MKISLSDLCFGYADRLVLKEFNCIFASGAITAVLGVNGSGKTTLLKMMSRLLKPDRGCIFLDETDLLSLSRKKSAQTTGYISQTYETARLRVFDYLLIGRTPYRRYAYDPEDEQIVLQVLDDLELSSFADRWLGELSGGEVQKIVIARALVQQPEVLLLDEPTNNLDLKNQLEVMKILSKCSRQRRMTVIFSIHDINLALRFADDFLLLDQGQVLMAGDKTNLSAESLSHAYGTPLIIHEVSGELLVLPQ